The following coding sequences lie in one Apium graveolens cultivar Ventura chromosome 3, ASM990537v1, whole genome shotgun sequence genomic window:
- the LOC141712725 gene encoding ATP-dependent RNA helicase DEAH12, chloroplastic-like, which yields MIRATAQRYAPPPSPMRNTTFDNHDRWDRSGDQEKKPVSRVNFVIQVRCDDQVLKRNQVNELIEKLKCTTKKFTVLDRDDCVLSFFFDHWMDAREAVVVFWKIRFEGTYLLVPKLISNVYVPSDTEELDARLKPLFIDRIKELIDGELVKKWQMKLREVVTEIISINRVLAKPQRLIVSSELTDRKKRFVKERDYCAKRVKEFKSAMQCIINYLEGKEEEGEVIIFKLKGKFDWQMIDKLITRECRRIEDGLPIYSFRQDILKQINREQVLVMIGETGSGKSTQLAQYLADSGVASTGSILCTQPRKLAAMSLAQRVKEECHGCYQDASIIYYPAFSTFQQYGSNVIYTTDNCLLQHYLNDKILSRISCIIVDEAHERSLNTDLLLGLLKKLLDRRHDLRLIIMSATIDANQLAEYFFGCKTFHVVGRNFPVEIRYVPCLTEGSSAMGTFASYVYDVLRMVTDIHRSEEEGSILAFLTSQIEVEWACEKFDSPSAVALALHGKLTFEDQARVFHNYPGKRKIIFTTNLAETSLTIPGVKYVVDSGMMKECRFEPSTGMNVLKVCKISQSSANQRAGRAGRTEPGRCYRLYSEDDFGLMSLHQEPEILRVHLGIAVLRILSLGISDVQCFDFVDAPTSKAIDMAVQNLVQLGAVTGNNDAYELTADGRKLVSLGIEPRLGKMILSCSQYRLGREGLVLAAVMTNSNSIFCRIGTEENKLKSDRLKVQFCHCDGDLFTLLSVYREWESLPPEKRNSWCWDNSINAKSMKRCLEMVKELECCLQNELQIIVQSYWTWTPLEKTRHDIDLKKAILSSLSENVAMYSGSDKLGYEVALTGKNIQLHPSCSLRAFSERPSWVVFGEILSVNNQYLVCVNAVEIESLDNFYTLPFDASEMGRRKLQMRALKGLGRTLLKRFCGKYNSNLMNLVSRIKIACGDERIGVEVNVDLNEILLFASFQDIEKVNSLVIDAVEYERKRLENECVEKCLYIGGRGVSPPVALFGAGAEIRHLELKERHLSIDVFHSDVNDIDDRQLVTFLERSTSSSVCSLHKLTGNGKDTEEKGRWIRVTFLSPEAAEEAVMLNGANLMGSLLKVVPVRSTYGSDHKFSFPAVKAKVHWPRRMSRGFGILKCDSQDVSCIVDDLSNLIIGGNFVRCDPSEKTMDSVVVGRLDKELSETEIYEILCTSTNRRILDFFLIRGESVEDPPCATCEEALLREITPFMPKRNSHVSSVHIQVFPPQPNDTYTKALITFDGSMHLEAAKALEQIEGKVLPGCRPWQKIQCQQLFHSFVSCPSSVYAVIKEQLKYLLSNLRKRKGVQCTLDRNENGSYRVKLSANATRVVAELRRPLEQLMRGKKIDHPGLTPPVLQLLFSREGISLMMSIQRETGTFILFDRQCPSIRVFGSLNKIELAQEKLVQSLLTLHNNKQLEVHLRGSGLPPDLMKKVVKKFGPDLHSLKEAVPGAELTLNTRNHIIYIQGGKQEKQMVEEIVHQIAQTSPQLKIENDASCPICLCEVEDGFRLEACGHEFCRSCLVEQCESAIKSQDSFPMYCSYQGCSAVFLIADLKSLLSIEKLDELFRASVGAFVAASGGLYRFCPSPDCPSIYRAVVDPECDGTTFFCGACSVETCTKCHLEYHPYISCEKYKEFKEDPDSSLKEWCKGKEHVKCCPLCGFTIEKVEGCNHVACRCGRHICWACLESFDSSDDCYNHLRSIHEAII from the exons ATGATCAGAGCCACCGCCCAGCGATACGCGCCGCCACCGTCGCCGATGAGAAACACAACCTTCGACAACCATGATCGCTGGGACCGTTCCGGCGATCAGGAGAAGAAGCCTGTTTCCCGCGTTAATTTCGTGATTCAGGTCCGTTGCGATGACCAGGTGTTGAAGCGAAACCAGGTGAACGAGTTAATTGAGAAATTGAAGTGTACGACTAAGAAGTTCACTGTTTTAGACAGAGATGACTGTGTTTTGAGCTTCTTTTTCGATCACTGGATGGATGCGCGTGAAGCGGTTGTGGTTTTTTGGAAGATAAGGTTTGAAGGTACGTATTTATTGGTTCCGAAACTCATTTCTAATGTTTATGTGCCTTCGGACACCGAGGAGCTTGACGCAAGGCTTAAACCGTTGTTTATTGACCGAATTAAAGAATTAATTGATGGTGAATTGGTTAAAAAGTGGCAAATGAAGCTTAGAGAGGTTGTTACTGAGATTATAAGCATTAACAGAGTATTGGCCAAACCGCAACGGTTGATTGTTAGTAGTGAGTTGACCGATAGGAAGAAGAGGTTTGTTAAGGAGAGGGATTATTGTGCTAAGAGGGTTAAGGAGTTTAAAAGTGCAATGCAGTGTATTATTAATTATCTCGAAGGGAAGGAAGAGGAAGGCGAGGtgattatttttaaattaaaggGAAAGTTTGATTGGCAGATGATTGATAAGCTGATTACGAGGGAATGTCGGCGCATTGAGGATGGCTTGCCTATTTATTCTTTTCGGCAAGATATATTGAAGCAGATAAACCGCGAGCAG GTCCTTGTTATGATTGGAGAGACTGGGTCTGGTAAGAGTACACAGTTAGCGCAGTATCTTGCAGATTCAGGAGTAGCCAGCACTGGTTCTATTTTATGCACTCAACCTCGGAAGCTTGCTGCAATGTCTTTGGCACAGAGAGTGAAAGAGGAATGTCATGGGTGCTATCAGGATGCATCTATTATATATTATCCAGCATTTTCTACTTTTCAACAATATGGTTCGAATGTAATATATACGACTGACAATTGCTTGCTGCAACACTACTTAAATGATAAGATCCTGTCCAGGATATCATGCATTATAGTTGACGAGGCACATGAAAGAAGCTTGAACACAGATCTCCTGTTAGGATTGCTGAAGAAGTTGCTGGATAGGAGGCATGATCTAAGGCTGATTATAATGTCCGCAACAATTGATGCAAACCAGCTTGCAGAATACTTTTTTGGTTGCAAGACTTTTCATGTTGTGGGCAGAAACTTTCCAGTTGAGATCCGATATGTCCCTTGTTTGACAGAAGGCAGTTCTGCTATGGGAACTTTTGCTTCATATGTTTATGATGTTTTGAGAATGGTGACGGATATCCATAGATCAGAAGAAGAAGGTTCCATTCTTGCCTTCTTGACATCTCAAATTGAAGTTGAATGGGCTTGTGAGAAGTTTGACTCTCCTTCTGCAGTTGCATTAGCTTTACATGGCAAGCTTACATTCGAAGATCAAGCCCGCGTTTTCCACAATTACCCAGGAAAAAGAAAAATTATATTCACCACTAATCTTGCCGAGACCTCATTGACAATACCAGGAGTGAAGTATGTTGTTGATTCTGGTATGATGAAAGAATGTAGGTTTGAGCCAAGCACTGGCATGAATGTTCTCAAAGTATGCAAAATTAGCCAGAGCTCCGCAAATCAACGGGCTGGTCGTGCTGGGAGAACAGAACCTGGAAGGTGCTATAGACTCTACTCTGAAGATGATTTTGGGTTGATGTCTCTTCATCAGGAACCTGAGATTTTACGGGTTCATCTTGGGATAGCAGTTCTGCGGATCCTTTCCTTGGGAATCAGTGATGTACAATGTTTTGATTTTGTGGATGCGCCAACTTCTAAAGCTATTGATATGGCTGTTCAAAATCTTGTTCAGTTGGGAGCTGTTACAGGAAATAATGATGCTTATGAATTGACTGCAGATGGACGAAAATTGGTTAGTCTTGGAATTGAGCCTCGTCTGGGTAAGATGATATTAAGTTGCTCACAATACCGATTGGGTAGAGAGGGTCTTGTTTTGGCTGCCGTGATGACAAATTCTAATAGCATATTCTGCAGAATTGGTACTGAAGAAAATAAATTGAAATCTGACCGCCTGAAGGTGCAATTCTGCCATTGTGATGGTGATCTCTTTACCTTGCTCTCTGTGTACAGGGAATGGGAGAGTCTGCCTCCTGAAAAGAGGAATAGTTGGTGTTGGGACAATAGTATAAATGCCAAATCCATGAAAAGGTGTTTGGAAATGGTGAAGGAACTAGAATGTTGTCTTCAGAATGAACTTCAAATTATAGTGCAATCTTATTGGACTTGGACTCCACTTGAAAAGACCAGGCATGATATCGATTTAAAGAAAGCTATACTTTCTTCCTTATCAGAGAATGTGGCTATGTATTCTGGATCTGATAAGCTTGGTTATGAAGTAGCATTGACCGGGAAAAACATTCAGCTGCATCCGTCATGTTCCTTGCGAGCTTTCAGTGAGAGGCCGAGTTGGGTAGTCTTCGGTGAAATCCTTTCTGTGAATAATCAATATTTGGTGTGTGTAAATGCTGTTGAGATTGAATCTTTGGATAATTTTTACACTCTTCCATTTGATGCTTCTGAGATGGGCAGGCGCAAGCTGCAAATGAGGGCATTAAAAGGTCTTGGGAGAACGTTACTAAAAAGATTCTGTGGCAAGTACAATAGTaatctgatgaatcttgtttcaCGTATAAAAATTGCATGCGGTGATGAACGGATTGGAGTTGAAGTTAATGTAGATTTGAATGAAATCCTTCTATTTGCCTCTTTCCAAGACATTGAAAAGGTGAATAGCCTTGTTATTGATGCTGTTGAGTATGAAAGAAAACGCTTGGAGAACGAATGTGTGGAGAAGTGCTTGTACATCGGTGGACGTGGTGTTTCACCTCCTGTAGCTCTTTTTGGAGCTGGTGCCGAGATAAGACATCTAGAACTTAAGGAGAGACATTTGAGTATTGACGTGTTCCATTCAGATGTAAATGACATTGATGATAGGCAGCTTGTAACATTTTTGGAGAGGAGCACCTCAAGTAGTGTCTGCTCTCTACATAAGTTAACAGGCAATGGAAAAGATACCGAAGAGAAGGGGAGGTGGATCAGAGTAACATTCCTTTCACCTGAAGCAGCCGAAGAAGCAGTTATGTTAAATGGAGCTAACCTCATGGGTAGCTTGCTTAAGGTAGTTCCTGTAAGGAGTACCTACGGAAGTGATCATAAGTTCTCATTTCCAGCTGTGAAAGCAAAAGTTCACTGGCCACGTAGAATGAGCAGGGGATTTGGAATTTTGAAGTGTGACAGTCAGGATGTCTCTTGCATTGTAGATGATTTGTCCAACTTGATAATTGGAGGGAATTTTGTAAGGTGTGATCCTAGTGAGAAGACTATGGACAGTGTTGTAGTAGGTCGCCTTGATAAGGAACTGTCTGAGACTGAAATATATGAAATTTTATGCACTTCTACAAATAGAAGAATACTGGACTTTTTCCTGATCAGGGGAGAGAGTGTTGAAGATCCTCCATGTGCTACATGTGAAGAAGCCCTTCTAAGAGAAATCACCCCTTTTATGCCCAAAAGGAATTCTCATGTCAGTTCAGTTCACATCCAGGTCTTTCCGCCACAGCCGAATGATACCTACACAAAAGCCTTAATAACCTTCGACGGGAGTATGCATTTGGAGGCTGCAAAAGCTTTGGAGCAGATTGAAGGGAAAGTGCTGCCTGGATGCCGCCCATGGCAGAAGATACAGTGCCAACAGTTGTTTCATAGCTTTGTGTCCTGCCCTTCCTCGGTTTATGCTGTTATAAAAGAGCAGCTGAAATATTTACTATCAAACCTCCGCAAAAGAAAAG GTGTACAATGCACTCTTGACAGAAATGAGAATGGTTCATATCGAGTAAAACTATCTGCTAATGCTACAAGAGTTGTGGCAGAGTTGAGGAGACCTCTAGAACAACTGATGAGGGGAAAGAAGATAGATCATCCTGGCCTTACTCCACCTGTTCTACAGCTCCTGTTCTCGAGGGAGGGAATTTCTCTTATGATGTCAATTCAGCGAGAGACTGGAACATTTATTCTTTTCGACAGGCAGTGCCCTAGTATAAGGGTCTTTGGTTCTCTAAACAAGATTGAGCTGGCACAGGAAAAACTGGTTCAGTCCCTGTTAACCTTACACAATAACAAGCAACTTGAAGTCCATCTTCGAGGTAGTGGTTTGCCTCCTGATTTAATGAAGAAAGTGGTAAAAAAATTTGGCCCTGATTTGCACAGTCTCAAGGAAGCAGTTCCCGGTGCGGAATTGACTCTCAATACGCGGAACCATATCATCTATATTCAAGGAGGGAAGCAAGAAAAGCAAATGGTTGAAGAAATAGTACATCAAATTGCACAGACAAGCCCTCAACTTAAAATTGAAAATGACGCATCATGTCCTATTTGCCTGTGTGAAGTGGAAGATGGTTTTCGTTTGGAAGCATGTGGACATGAATTTTGCAGATCGTGCTTAGTTGAGCAATGTGAGTCGGCAATAAAAAGCCAGGACAGCTTCCCAATGTACTGCTCCTATCAAGGTTGTAGTGCTGTGTTTCTgatagctgacttgaagtctcTTTTGTCAATAGAAAAGTTAGATGAACTTTTCAGGGCTTCTGTGGGGGCATTTGTTGCAGCAAGTGGGGGTTTATACAGGTTCTGCCCCTCTCCTGACTGTCCTTCAATTTATAGAGCAGTGGTGGATCCTGAGTGTGATGGCACAACATTTTTTTGTGGTGCCTGCTCTGTTGAAACATGCACCAAGTGCCACCTGGAGTATCATCCATATATATCATGTGAAAAGTATAAGGAATTCAAGGAAGATCCAGATTCCTCATTAAAGGAGTGGTGCAAGGGGAAAGAGCATGTGAAGTGCTGTCCACTTTGTGGCTTTACTATTGAAAAGGTGGAGGGATGCAACCATGTAGCATGCAGGTGTGGGAGGCATATATGTTGGGCCTGTTTGGAATCTTTTGATAGCAGTGATGATTGCTACAATCATCTGAGGTCCATACACGAGGCAATTATATGA